A genomic window from Hyalangium minutum includes:
- the gltC gene encoding adventurous gliding motility protein GltC, with translation MTRSLRLLRLALLGLALVWAMPAPAQSFEGLDTSSSKKKKKGKASTSSKKKKKGKKGSSSDEESSSVAPTETTPTVPAATDTATETAPSPAPTEAPNPVSAPATPAAQDTQSGGLGLDLTGSGNSNKPQSGGMTFEAVDVSGKSTDRQKLDVAVSLFKNDEYEQAAMAAYEVLKDQQQAGNHVEARYVVAKALYRMGLYHSSLGEFSKILAVGPQTKFFKTSLEWLFFISRKTKNETVILDEIARYANYEFPEKFRSEFHYLLARYHFVRGRALDQVGQQDQADKSFEEVKRLTTLIPRSDAFYPRAKFLEGLAYFRNGNKVRSAEARRSDTSMASAIEAMKEVVRLTRPGGKTGEEAKLDQSLRELAFMQLARTHYGMQQNRYAIFYFGKIERGTTQWLEAMFEASWANYRVGQYEQALGNLITLSSPFFRDEYFPEALILKAVIYYENCRYRESSLILQDFERTYLPVHDQLQLLVQKNMEAGEYYSVLADVQKKDKEKLSGTEVILERILRLALTDQDLKKTNDSILELEGELDAFGAKGDTFKYSELSKELLEGLKEQRTGLIQKAGIMSKGKLETELIALKQLLANGLRIKFETTTKEKEFLEEQLKAGGKTAIVKKYRYTVAVADDQLYWPYEGEYWRDELGTYQYTLTKGCIERDTANRDAQAREASSL, from the coding sequence CTCCTCTGATGAGGAGTCCTCGTCGGTGGCGCCCACCGAGACGACGCCCACCGTCCCCGCGGCGACGGATACCGCGACCGAGACGGCTCCTTCGCCTGCGCCCACCGAGGCGCCCAACCCGGTCTCCGCGCCCGCGACGCCCGCAGCCCAGGACACGCAGAGCGGTGGCCTGGGGCTGGATCTCACCGGCAGCGGCAACTCCAACAAGCCCCAGTCCGGGGGGATGACCTTCGAGGCGGTGGATGTGTCCGGCAAGTCGACGGACCGCCAGAAGCTCGACGTGGCCGTGTCGCTCTTCAAGAACGACGAGTACGAGCAGGCCGCCATGGCCGCCTACGAGGTCCTCAAGGATCAGCAGCAGGCGGGCAACCATGTCGAGGCCCGCTACGTGGTGGCCAAGGCCCTGTACCGCATGGGGCTGTACCACTCGTCGCTGGGCGAGTTCTCGAAGATCCTCGCGGTGGGCCCGCAGACCAAGTTCTTCAAGACCAGTCTGGAGTGGCTGTTCTTCATCAGCCGCAAGACGAAGAACGAGACGGTGATCCTCGATGAGATCGCCCGCTACGCGAACTACGAGTTCCCCGAGAAGTTCCGCAGCGAGTTCCACTACCTGCTGGCGCGCTACCACTTCGTGCGCGGCCGCGCGCTGGACCAGGTGGGCCAGCAGGATCAGGCGGACAAGAGCTTCGAGGAGGTGAAGCGGCTGACCACGCTGATTCCTCGCAGCGACGCGTTCTACCCCCGGGCCAAGTTCCTGGAGGGCCTGGCGTACTTCCGCAACGGCAACAAGGTGCGGTCGGCGGAGGCCCGGCGCTCGGACACCAGTATGGCCTCGGCCATCGAGGCCATGAAGGAAGTGGTGCGCCTGACGCGTCCCGGCGGCAAGACGGGCGAGGAGGCCAAGCTGGACCAGTCGCTGCGCGAGCTCGCCTTCATGCAGTTGGCGCGCACGCACTACGGCATGCAGCAGAACCGCTACGCCATCTTCTACTTCGGGAAGATCGAGCGCGGCACCACCCAGTGGCTGGAGGCGATGTTCGAGGCCAGCTGGGCCAACTACCGCGTGGGCCAGTACGAGCAGGCGCTGGGCAACCTCATCACCCTGTCCTCGCCCTTCTTCCGGGACGAGTACTTCCCCGAGGCGCTCATCCTCAAGGCGGTCATCTATTACGAGAACTGCCGCTACCGTGAGTCCAGCCTCATTCTCCAGGACTTCGAGCGCACCTACCTGCCGGTGCACGACCAGCTGCAGCTGCTGGTGCAGAAGAACATGGAGGCCGGCGAGTACTACAGCGTGCTGGCCGACGTGCAGAAGAAGGACAAGGAGAAGTTGTCCGGCACCGAGGTGATCCTGGAGCGCATCCTCCGGCTGGCCCTGACGGACCAGGACCTGAAGAAGACCAACGACTCCATCCTCGAGCTGGAGGGTGAGCTGGATGCCTTCGGCGCGAAGGGCGACACCTTCAAGTACTCGGAGCTCTCGAAGGAGCTGCTGGAGGGGCTCAAGGAGCAGCGCACCGGCCTCATCCAGAAGGCGGGCATCATGTCCAAGGGCAAGCTGGAGACAGAGCTGATTGCCCTGAAGCAGCTCTTGGCCAACGGCCTGCGCATCAAGTTCGAGACGACGACGAAGGAGAAGGAGTTCCTCGAGGAGCAGCTCAAGGCGGGCGGCAAGACGGCCATCGTCAAGAAGTACCGGTACACCGTGGCCGTGGCGGATGATCAACTCTATTGGCCGTACGAGGGTGAGTACTGGCGCGACGAGCTGGGCACCTACCAGTACACGCTCACCAAGGGCTGCATCGAGCGCGACACCGCCAACCGGGACGCCCAGGCGCGTGAGGCGTCGTCGCTGTAA